In the genome of Raphanus sativus cultivar WK10039 chromosome 4, ASM80110v3, whole genome shotgun sequence, one region contains:
- the LOC108832114 gene encoding uncharacterized protein LOC108832114 isoform X2 codes for MDKKKNRADPLAAGRQKLQQFRQKKADKNSDHKKDSKGSTSKGKSSKKSGKSEKPDKIAVSDEAEAPSAGGATSFVKIGEEVVDSPQTSADALSQEYVLVHGSSSEPDTLQPGNTTGTSDSGAELGKDILNPENDTGIPLSTVEENVKRIDSTAAGAVDSLTSERADSEKGVTHDDASIIVDGVFAASGNLAEGEGVEVESGPGNVEKPLQPSSLPDFIPDVSLSGARGDQVTDEGSGSHKEQLSEASSKADVDWVVTEERQASYPAVVDSSASPSHFSEGSSVAFDSVELEGITGKIRSEQIREAAEEPCKKDLLNPSGEVSAAHVHEGRSVSFLQLMEIVQGLGQDEFQVLCTAREAASSTDPGTSSLERLREQLFVSSTMEDILQVQLTEQCHLQNECDHRHNQLVAEISQLRALYNASTERNDSLVEELSECQSNLYAATSSNERRENQLLSTEAQVEAFTAKMNELQSSLEKSILDLSEAKEKLINLQLENDTYGAILSSWNDEKKELFEEKESKKYEIEHLLSELCNFKNSEAILKAEVERLEKTIGPLTDEKVNLVEEKYNVLSEAEKLLEELANCKTLVTLQEVENSNIRETLSSLAGQLTKLEEDNLHLTEENEKAHLERSAYLISETYLLSEYSNLKEGYSLLNNKLLKFQEEKEHLVEDNDKLTHDLLILQERMSTVQEERIHLASELGEAVARLDKLTEEKTSLSSSIEVEKTGTVDIGIEDASELGNQEIAETSGRSLEVGVTSKQSVPFVEYTCQVLEGVIDASSGFSSLNKNLEKGEKMIQNLEEAVKQILTDSSLSKSSNKPDMPPVSKLIQTFELKGQSEEQESGKAQFTGDQSEAFVSVNVQIRNLRGLFEQLALNAREAGIQFNQLNDDRTATNQRLEEFNVEFASHQDHVNLLEADTIENKVSFEALKNYSCEVQQKNHELEFLCESLKLRNDSMGLENTELNEKLNSCLLRINELENQLESLQNNLSSMLSSMEEKLVALQDESEKATMLEHELTSSMSQLGDAVVRLDDCLLKSGTAGAHVGLDMTKHISGSVDMAVKVIDDLEEKLEVAYAKHESSFNKYEELKQSFNTLHENNEFVTATMHKVYADLVKLITESCGSVEIAKLRVENLAVADLFNDGNFENLMEAVRNIFSERLELQCGIDKLQLDLSSITKDKEELTQRSLDPTSLRELVEKVEGVLELETSEVNFESPSLYVEFLVSQLVQRFIEAEDLANLLRKQLEAKENELMETQESLLQHKTEMGGLMENLSQAEESLVAVRSELQKKSNELEQSEQRLLSTREKLSIAVTKGKGLIVQRDNIKHSLAETSAELQRRSEELSLKETRLQEVEAKLKTYTEAGERVEALESELSYIRNSATALRESFLLKDSLLHKIEEILEDLDLPEHFHARDILDKVEWLSRSANGNSLRPSDWDQKSSDGGAGYVLSEPWREDGQTGTSSEGDLRIKFEELQGKFYGLAEQNEMLEQSLMHRNNLVQRWEALLENIDMPSQLKSMEVENKIEWLASTISEATHDKDTLQQKIDNLEVHCQSLSADLEAAQKQVIDVEANLQSVDSERVDISERLDTLNGDHNNLSARANHLEVENEKLQNQVKDLHEKLVEKLGNEEQLQAIEGDLLSLRYMINDVIQEDGLQDLVLASNSETLDGLLRKLIDYYKNLAKSSLPRERDDSFCETRPSNDEATSPRHTPDLTDSNIVEATSRDIAVVETPDVASLTKDLEEALHVQKLAREERDLYREKQQSLVAENEALDKKVIELQELLKQEEQKSASVREKLNVAVRKGKALVQQRDSLKQTIEEMNAEHGRLKSEIINRDEILLDKESKLRELEFYTSRVEALESECQSLKNHLQETESILQERSGTLSMTLNALNSINIGDEGDRYDPVLKLQRISQLFQNMSAAVSSAEQESIKSRRAAELLLAELNEVQERNDGMQEELSKFAYEIQQLSRQRDAEEAAKVEAISQCENLSLVNNEEKKKIYAQVLSFGTSVNTLRKILAGTNSCLADIFTLDMEFLHHLKANMESCAKQTGTNLSGWPQVSTGNFVDKETFSRVSAALSNVNLHEVSNSGNITEVCGSLSRNLDQFVADVGHLEDNVSKHLGSWHEQVNIVSNSIDTFFKSIGTGTDSEITALGERVALLHGACASVLAEIESRKAELVGNDNFNMSLHQEEEDFSSMESVRSMVNRLSSAVKELVVANAETVERNEKEMKVIIANLQRELNEKDIQNDRMCNELVGQVKEAQAGAKIFAEDLQSASARMRDMQDQLGILVRERDSLKERVKELQEGQQASHSELQEKVTSVSNQLAAKDQEIEALMQALDEEESQMEDLKHRVTELEQELQQKNLDLQKAEASRGKISKKLSITVDKFDELHHLSENLLAEIEKLQKQVQDRDTEVSFLRQEVTRCTNEALATSQMETRRDSEEIQTVLSWFDTMASLLGLEDSPSTDANRHLNRYMETLEKKIASILSETEELRLVGQSKDSLLEAERSRVAELRQKEATLEKLLHDKESRPSSSTSEIVEVEPLINKWTTSGTSIPSQVRSLRKGNNNDQVAISIDADQADQSLSLEEDDDKAHGFRSLTSSRIIPRFTRPVTNMIDGLWVSCDRTLMRQPALRLAIMIYWAMLHALLATVVV; via the exons ATGGATAAGAAAAAGAACCGTGCTGATCCACTTGCTGCTGGGCGCCAAAAG CTTCAACAATTTCGTCAAAAGAAGGCTGATAAAAACTCTGATCATAAAAAGGACTCCAAGGGCAGTACAAGCAAAGGAAAATCCTCCAAAAAGTCTGGTAAATCTGAGAAACCTGACAAAATTGCTGTCAGTGACGAGGCAGAAGCTCCATCGGCAGGTGGAGCTACATCTTTTGTGAAAATTGGTGAGGAGGTTGTTGATTCTCCACAAACTTCTGCAGATGCATTATCGCAGGAGTATGTTCTAGTCCATGGTTCATCATCAGAACCTGATACGCTCCAGCCAGGAAACACCACAGGGACTTCTGATAGTGGAGCTGAGCTGGGAAAAGATATATTGAATCCTGAAAATGATACTGGCATACCATTATCCACAGTAGAAGAGAATGTGAAGAGGATCGACAGCACAGCGGCTGGCGCAGTAGATTCTTTGACATCTGAACGTGCCGACTCTGAGAAGGGAGTTACACATGACGATGCATCTATTATTGTTGACGGAGTCTTTGCTGCTTCTGGAAACCTAGCGGAGGGGGAAGGAGTGGAAGTTGAAAGTGGGCCTGGGAATGTGGAAAAGCCGCTTCAGCCATCCTCTTTGCCGGATTTCATTCCTGATGTTTCCTTGAGTGGTGCAAGGGGAGATCAGGTAACTGAT GAAGGCAGTGGTTCACACAAGGAACAGCTTTCTGAAGCATCTTCAAAGGCAGATGTTGATTGGGTTGTAACTGAAGAGAGGCAAGCAAGCTATCCAGCCGTTGTGGATTCATCTGCTTCACCGTCTCACTTTTCAGAGGGATCATCAGTTGCATTTGATTCAGTTGAACTGGAAGGAATAACTGGTAAAATTAGAAGTGAGCAGATTAGGGAAGCTGCAGAGGAACCTTGTAAAAAGGACTTATTAAATCCATCCGGAGAAGTTTCTGCCGCTCATGTTCATGAAGGACGCTCAGTTAGCTTTCTACAGCTTATGGAAATTGTACAGGGACTTGGACAAGATGAATTTCAAGTGTTGTGCACCGCAAGAGAGGCTGCTTCCTCTACCGATCCAGGAACAAGTTCgttagagagattaagagaacaACTGTTTGTTTCGAGTACCATGGAAGATATACTCCAGGTGCAACTCACAGAACAGTGTCATCTACAAAACGAGTGTGATCATCGACATAACCAATTGGTAGCTGAAATATCACAGCTTCGTGCATTATATAATGCGTCGACAGAAAGGAATGATTCTCTTGTTGAGGAACTATCAGAGTGCCAGTCTAACCTCTATGCTGCTACAAGCTCAAATGAGAGGCGCGAAAATCAGCTTCTTTCTACAGAAGCACAAGTGGAGGCTTTCACTGCTAAGATGAATGAGCTGCAGAGTAGCTTAGAAAAGTCCATATTGGATCTATCTGAGGCGAAAGAAAAACTCATCAATCTTCAGTTGGAGAATGATACGTATGGTGCAATTCTTTCTTCTTGGAATGATGAGAAAAAGGAActttttgaagaaaaagaaTCCAAGAAATATGAGATTGAGCATCTGTTATCTGAGTTGTGCAATTTCAAGAACTCGGAGGCTATACTAAAAGCAGAAGTTGAGCGATTGGAAAAAACTATTGGTCCATTGACGGATGAGAAGGTAAATCTTGTCGAGGAAAAATATAATGTATTGAGTGAGGCAGAGAAGTTACTGGAAGAATTGGCAAATTGTAAGACTTTGGTCACCTTGCAAGAAGTGGAAAATTCAAATATAAGGGAGACGCTTTCTTCACTGGCAGGCCAGCTGACTAAACTTGAGGAGGATAACCTGCATCTCACAGAAGAAAATGAGAAAGCACATCTAGAACGGAGTGCATATCTGATCTCGGAGACTTATCTATTGTCTGAGTATTCCAATCTAAAGGAAGGGTATTCTTTGCTGAATAATAAACTCTTAAAGTTTCAAGAAGAGAAGGAGCATTTGGTTGAGGACAATGATAAACTTACGCATGATCTTCTTATTCTTCAAGAGCGTATGTCTACTGTACAAGAAGAGCGGATCCATCTAGCATCTGAGTTAGGAGAAGCGGTAGCTCGCCTTGATAAATTGACTGAAGAGAAAACATCTCTGAGTAGCAGCATCGAGGTAGAAAAAACTGGAACTGTAGACATTGGCATTGAGGATGCTTCAGAATTGGGTAATCAGGAAATAGCTGAAACATCTGGTAGAAGTCTTGAAGTCGGGGTTACAAGTAAGCAGAGTGTACCTTTTGTTGAATATACCTGCCAAGTTTTGGAGGGGGTAATAGACGCTTCATCTGGGTTTTCTTCCTTGAACAAGAATCTGGAGAAGGGGGAGAAAATGATTCAGAACCTTGAGGAGGCAGTTAAGCAGATCCTCACCGATTCTTCATTGAGCAAGTCTAGCAATAAACCTGACATGCCACCAGTATCAAAATTGATTCAGACATTTGAGTTAAAGGGGCAATCGGAAGAACAGGAATCTGGGAAAGCACAGTTTACTGGTGATCAGTCAGAAGCATTTGTTTCTGTGAATGTTCAGATTAGAAATTTGAGAGGCTTGTTTGAACAGTTAGCGTTGAATGCTAGGGAGGCTGgcatacaattcaaccaattaAATGATGACAGGACGGCAACAAATCAACGTCTGGAGGAGTTTAATGTCGAGTTTGCGTCTCACCAGGATCACGTTAATCTTCTGGAGGCAGATACTATTGAGAATAAGGTTTCCTTTGAAGCTCTGAAAAACTATTCTTGTGAGGTGCAACAGAAAAACCACGAACTTGAATTTCTCTGTGAATCATTGAAGCTGAGAAATGATAGTATGGGTCTAGAAAACACGGAGCTCAACGAGAAGCTGAATTCTTGCTTATTGAGAATTAATGAGCTTGAAAATCAGCTGGAAAGCTTACAGAATAATTTAAGTAGCATGTTGTCGTCAATGGAAGAAAAGTTAGTGGCCTTGCAGGATGAATCTGAGAAGGCAACGATGCTAGAACATGAATTGACATCATCAATGTCTCAACTTGGTGATGCAGTTGTGAGACTTGATGATTGTTTACTCAAATCTGGCACGGCTGGAGCTCACGTTGGCTTAGATATGACCAAACATATATCTGGTTCTGTTGATATGGCTGTAAAGGTTATTGACGACCTGGAGGAAAAACTAGAAGTTGCGTATGCGAAGCATGAGTCCTCCTTTAACAAATATGAGGAGTTGAAGCAGAGTTTCAATACTCTGCATGAGAATAATGAGTTTGTGACTGCTACAATGCATAAGGTGTATGCTGATCTGGTGAAACTGATTACTGAATCATGCGGGTCTGTGGAGATTGCCAAACTTAGAGTTGAAAATCTAGCTGTCGCTGATCTTTTTAACGATGGTAATTTTGAGAATCTGATGGAGGCTGTGCGAAATATTTTTTCTGAGAGGCTTGAACTTCAGTGTGGGATTGATAAGCTACAGTTGGACTTGTCGAGTATAACAAAGGATAAGGAGGAACTGACGCAGCGAAGCCTTGACCCCACTTCACTTCGAGAATTAGTTGAGAAAGTTGAGGGTGTTCTGGAACTTGAAACTAGTGAAGTTAATTTTGAATCCCCTAGTTTATATGTGGAGTTTCTGGTTTCCCAACTTGTTCAGAGGTTTATCGAGGCTGAGGATTTGGCTAATCTCCTGAGAAAACAATTAGAGGCCAAGGAGAATGAGCTGATGGAGACCCAGGAGAGTTTACTGCAGCATAAAACCGAAATGGGTGGTCTCATGGAAAATTTAAGCCAGGCAGAGGAGTCCCTTGTGGCTGTACGATCTGAGTTACAAAAGAAATCTAATGAACTTGAACAATCAGAGCAGAGGTTATTGTCTACTAGAGAGAAGCTTAGTATAGCTGTTACAAAAGGAAAAGGTTTGATAGTTCAACGGGATAATATCAAGCATTCGTTGGCTGAAACCTCTGCTGAACTGCAGAGGCGCTCAGAGGAATTGAGTTTGAAGGAGACAAGGCTTCAGGAAGTAGAAGCAAAACTTAAGACCTATACAGAGGCAGGTGAACGTGTGGAGGCATTAGAATCTGAGCTGTCTTACATACGAAACTCAGCTACTGCACTTCGAGAATCGTTTCTTCTCAAGGACTCTCTGCTTCACAAAATTGAAGAAATTTTGGAAGATTTGGATCTCCCAGAGCATTTTCATGCTCGAGATATACTTGACAAGGTCGAGTGGTTATCAAGATCAGCCAACGGCAACTCTTTACGTCCCTCTGACTGGGATCAGAAAAGTTCCGATGGAGGTGCGGGATATGTTCTCTCTGAACCCTGGAGGGAGGATGGTCAAACTGGCACAAGTTCTGAGGGTGACTTAAGGATCAAGTTCGAGGAGCTCCAGGGGAAGTTTTATGGGTTGGCTGAACAGAATGAAATGCTGGAGCAGTCCTTGATGCACAGGAATAACTTGGTTCAGAGATGGGAAGCACTCCTTGAGAATATTGATATGCCTTCACAGCTAAAGTCCATGGAAGTGGAAAACAAGATTGAGTGGCTTGCAAGTACAATATCAGAGGCTACACATGACAAGGATACTCTCCAACAGAAAATTGATAACCTAGAAGTACATTGTCAGTCGCTAAGTGCTGATTTGGAAGCCGCACAAAAGCAGGTAATTGATGTCGAGGCAAATCTTCAATCGGTTGATAGTGAGAGAGTGGATATTTCTGAAAGACTGGACACTCTGAATGGGGATCATAATAATCTTTCTGCGAGGGCCAATCACCTTGAAGTTGAGAATGAGAAACTGCAGAACCAAGTTAAAGATCTGCATGAAAAATTGGTTGAAAAACTTGGGAATGAAGAACAACTTCAGGCTATTGAAGGAGACCTATTGAGTTTGAGGTACATGATTAATGATGTTATACAGGAAGATGGCTTGCAGGATTTGGTATTAGCGAGTAATTCCGAGACCTTGGATGGACTTCTGAGAAAGCTGATAGACTATTATAAGAATTTGGCTAAATCTAGTTTGCCACGTGAAAGAGATGATAGTTTCTGTGAAACTCGTCCATCAAATGACGAAGCAACTTCTCCTAGGCACACTCCTGACTTGACTGATTCTAATATAGTCGAAGCAACCAGTAGAGACATAGCAGTAGTAGAGACACCTGATGTAGCGTCCCTAACAAAAGATCTGGAGGAAGCACTGCATGTTCAGAAGCTGGCAAGGGAAGAAAGGGATTTGTACAGGGAAAAACAGCAATCCTTGGTTGCTGAAAATGAGGCACTTGATAAGAAAGTAATAGAATTGCAGGAGCTCCTCAAACAAGAAGAGCAGAAGTCAGCTTCTGTAAGAGAGAAGTTAAACGTAGCTGTCAGGAAAGGGAAAGCTTTGGTCCAACAAAGGGATAGTCTGAAGCAAACTATTGAAGAGATGAACGCTGAGCATGGTCGCCTAAAATCAGAGATTATAAACCGGGACGAAATACTTTTGGATAAAGAAAGTAAATTAAGGGAGTTGGAATTTTACACTTCGAGGGTAGAAGCCCTAGAGTCTGAGTGCCAATCGTTGAAAAATCATTTGCAAGAAACAGAAAGTATTTTGCAGGAAAGAAGTGGTACATTGAGCATGACACTGAATGCGTTGAATAGCATTAATATTGGCGATGAAGGTGATAGATATGACCCAGTTCTGAAGCTTCAACGCATCTCGCAACTGTTTCAGAATATGAGTGCAGCTGTGTCTTCTGCTGAGCAGGAGTCAATAAAGTCTAGAAGAGCAGCTGAGTTGCTACTTGCTGAGTTGAACGAGGTTCAAGAGAGAAACGATGGTATGCAAGAGGAGCTATCAAAATTTGCATATGAAATTCAGCAACTCTCGAGACAAAGGGATGCAGAGGAGGCTGCAAAAGTTGAAGCCATATCACAATGTGAAAATTTATCACTGGTCAACaatgaagaaaagaagaagatttatGCTCAAGTTCTGTCCTTTGGAACTAGCGTGAACACTCTGAGGAAAATACTCGCAGGTACTAACAGTTGCCTAGCTGATATTTTCACCTTGGATATGGAGTTTCTGCATCATCTGAAGGCAAATATGGAATCATGTGCGAAGCAAACCGGTACTAATTTGTCTGGCTGGCCTCAAGTTAGTACAGGGAATTTTGTCGACAAG GAAACCTTTTCACGCGTGAGTGCTGCCTTGTCTAACGTCAACTTGCATGAAGTCTCGAATAGTGGAAACATAACCGAAGTTTGTGGTTCTCTCTCACGAAACCTTGATCAGTTTGTGGCTGATGTTGGCCATCTCGAAGACAATGTAAGCAAGCACTTGGGATCATGGCACGAACAGGTAAACATTGTGTCCAACAGTATTGACACCTTTTTCAAGTCAATTGGAACGGGAACAGACTCAGAAATTACTGCTCTGGGTGAAAGAGTTGCCTTGCTTCATGGAGCATGTGCTAGCGTGTTGGCGGAAATTGAAAGCCGTAAGGCCGAATTGGTTGGAAATGACAATTTCAACATGAGTCtccatcaagaagaagaagatttttcGTCCATGGAGTCTGTCAGGTCCATGGTAAATAGGCTATCGTCAGCTGTAAAGGAGCTTGTTGTAGCAAACGCTGAGACTGTGGAAAGAAATGAAAAGGAGATGAAGGTAATCATTGCCAATTTGCAAAGAGAGTTGAACGAAAAGGATATCCAGAATGATAGGATGTGCAATGAACTTGTTGGTCAAGTTAAGGAAGCCCAGGCTGGTGCTAAGATCTTTGCAGAAGATCTTCAATCTGCAAGTGCCCGAATGCGTGACATGCAAGATCAGCTTGGCATTTTGGTGCGGGAACGGGATTCTTTGAAGGAGAGAGTAAAAGAGCTTCAAGAAGGGCAGCAGGCCTCGCACTCAGAATTACAGGAGAAGGTCACATCGGTTAGCAATCAACTAGCTGCAAAAGACCAAG AAATTGAAGCATTGATGCAAGCGCTTGACGAGGAAGAGTCTCAGATGGAGGATCTGAAACACAGGGTTACAGAATTAGAACAGGAACTGCAACAGAAGAACTTAGATTTGCAGAAAGCTGAAGCTTCTCGTGGGAAGATTTCCAAAAAGCTATCAATCACTGTGGATAAATTCGACGAGCTCCATCATCTCTCTGAAAATCTTCTTGCTGAAATCGAGAAACTTCAAAAACAAGTGCAAGATCGGGATACGGAGGTTTCTTTCTTAAGACAAGAAGTCACTAGGTGCACCAATGAGGCTCTTGCTACTTCTCAAATGGAGACTAGAAGAGATTCAGAAGAGATTCAAACTGTACTGTCTTGGTTCGACACAATGGCTTCACTACTTGGTCTAGAAGATTCACCTTCCACTGATGCTAATAGACACTTAAACCGCTACATGGAGACGCTTGAGAAAAAGATTGCGTCTATACTATCTGAAACAGAAGAACTACGGCTGGTCGGACAAAGCAAGGATTCGTTGCTAGAGGCTGAGAGGAGTAGAGTGGCTGAGCTCAGACAGAAAGAAGCAACTCTTGAGAAGTTATTGCATGACAAGGAATCCCGACCAAGCAGCTCGACTTCAGAGATCGTTGAAGTGGAACCTCTG ATAAACAAGTGGACAACGAGTGGAACGTCGATCCCATCTCAAGTCCGGAGCTTGCGTAAGGGAAACAACAACGATCAAGTCGCCATTAGTATAGATGCAGATCAAGCCGATCAAAGCCTTAGCttagaagaagacgatgataaAG CTCATGGATTTAGATCACTCACCTCGTCAAGAATCATTCCTAGATTCACAAGACCAGTGACAAACATGATCGATGGTTTATG ggTCTCTTGTGACCGGACGCTTATGAGACAACCTGCCTTACGGTTAGCCATAATGATATACTGGGCGATGTTGCATGCTCTTTTGGCTACAGTCGTGGTCTAA